In the genome of Phragmites australis chromosome 9, lpPhrAust1.1, whole genome shotgun sequence, the window ATTCACCGATTCAGTGCTGGTACTGGGAGTGAGCAGCTGCTGCTATCAGGGCGGCACCAAGACCAGACCCATCCTTCGTGAGCTTCACCGCCACGGACCTCGACGCCTCCTCCCCGAGCAGCTCGACCAGCGTGCTCTCCAAGCACTGCCTGAACTCGGTGTAATGCTCAAACAGGCCGCCATCAATGGCGACGACCGACCGCCGCTCGTCACCAGGGACGCCCCTCCCGATCTTCCTGAGGATCCCTACGATCCCTGCTGCGGCCAGACGGGCAGACCTACTGGTGACAATGTCACAGATCTCGACAACCATCTTCCTCGTCTCCAAGGATGTGTCTCTGATCTGCAAATGTTCATGTCATGTCATGTGTCTGTATGCAGGGGTGCATGGATAGAAGAACTGCAGATCAGTGCTGAGATGGAGGATCGAGCCTACCTTCAGGTTGTCTGCCAGTTTTTCAGCCACAAAGCTCAGGTCGGGTGTTTCATCATGGTGCATTGCAGAGATATCAGGAGTCCTGAATGTCAAACACAGAGAGACATATGATCAGCATATGTTGAATTGGATTTTGTATGCGTGCTTCAAGAAATTATAGAGGTGCCTGATGCATCAATAAATGTACCTCAGaatgaagcgagttttgagctTGGTGTGGTTGACATTGCCGAAGAGCGTAGACAGCAAGGCAATTTTGAGAAGCACCCTCCTTACTATTTCACCTAGATACATTCCTGAAATCAACTTCTCGAAGATCTGAAAAGGAGtcatagttaaaaaaaaaaactgtgtaAAGCAAAGGTTTATGAACATGAATGAGAGAATCGTGCATATTTCTAGACAAACCTACCTGTTCTCCTGGGTTTAAGCTCTCCTCATCTAAGGCTTGATCATATTCTGTGATTGGGAGGCAGGATGAGGAGAAATTGCCCCATTCCGTGTTTATCACCTAAAATGCAGAAAGCATGGTGCGAAGTCTGTGAAAAGCAGAGAGATAACTGCATGTTGTATACATTAGTTACATGAAGTGAGGGAAGTATTTTAGTATCCAACTGTACCATGTTTCCTGATTTAGGTAACTCGCCTTCCAACTTCGGTATGGCACTTGCCTCTTCAACATATGCGGCATTTGAGCCGGTACCTAATATCACACCAACGACGACATCCTCATCGTTGTATCTACCAGCAGCCAGTGTCCCAACAGTGTCATTGATCTAAACCATGAAAACATAATATCAACCTGTGCTCCCAACATAGGAACAGCGTGTGTTCGTTTGACAAGAGTGGTAACACGAAGTACTCTATCAGACGGGGAACCAAGAACTAACCAGTGCAGCCACATGAATGTTAACAGCTTTCTTCTCCATGGCCGTCTGCAATTCAGCCACAACATTTTCGCCTACCTAACATGTTCAAGAGGTAATTCCATAAATGACTTGGTCTAAGAACGAACAGCATAGTTCCTGCAAATTTTTTGCATAAACGTACGCAGAGTTGCTGCGACACcatggaagaaagaaaaaaaaaaggattcgTTGGAAGCATGGTCGCAAGGGAAGGCTTACAGCATCTTGGATCGAAAACGCCTTGGTCCACTTGATAAGTGTGCCCGACGCAATCGATGTTTGTCTCACAGGGAAAGAGAAGGTGAACCCCAGCTCCCTTTGCTTGCCATCAGGCATGTCATTGCGTTCTTCGTTCGCGACGAACTTGGCTACTGCTGACGCAATGAAACTAAACAGCTCCTGAAGGAAATCAGCAACATTATGGATGATGAGGAAGTGCCGATGGACGATGCAGTGAAAACTGACAACATGAAGCATGCTGTAACTCACCGAAGCGCTGCCTGACATCAGGTGAGGAGGGATCAAGACTTCCTTGGATTCACGCTTCGCTACGCGCTTCTCTTTGCCGGCGAGCTGCACACGCAAGACGCGGAAGTTTGTTCCTCCAAGATCAAGGGCATAGAAGAAGCCCTCTTCattcctgatttttttttttttttgtacaaTAACATGAAGGAAATTGACTTCAGAGGCATGCATAGGAATAAATCGGTGGTAAAAGATAAGGAGATGACCTTCAGACTGAAATTTATCTGTTTGAGTATACCAAAAACGAAATTTCTTTACCAATTTGCCCTAAGCCATCTCATTTACGAGCCACCGCTAAGCAGTGGATTAGCTTATTTGCCACTCTGGGCCATAGTTATTGACTCAGATGGTCCCACGTTTCATTAACATGAGTGGCATCATAGTCAATCTTTCGAGtggcaaatcatcaatttattctCTCATTTACCAGGCAGGCGTTTGTTTATCCGAACGGCTAATCTTGTATGCGCTGCGCGTCAACCGGTGAACGACTTATGGATTGCAACGACATGTAGCAGCCAACTAAAAACACGCTATCATCTGCTAGGTCTTGTTTTGATTTTGCCCATTTCGAGTACTACGAGACATCGCACTCTTGAATCTTAATACTACTAGCAATTTCCCGATTTCGAGTGGTATTAACTGAAGCTAGGAAAATGAAGAAGGTAATGTTCACACACTAAAACCAAAGCATATCATCGAGTTTATGGAGATTTGGAATTCGAAACacgaacaaaaaaaaacaaagcatgGATTTTGCAGCTTTGTTTTTAACCTATTCCGTACCCGGTGGGGAGATTGTCGACGTAGGAGATGATCATCTTGATCTTGCTTCGGCCCTCCTCCCGCAGCCCCGCCGTCATCTCCccctccatcgccgccgccacctcgttcagccgcggcgccggcgtcgCGCACGCCTCCCGGAGCTCCGCCACCACCCGCCCCGCCATCTCCGCCTCCGCCACCATGGGCCTCGACCAAGAAACCCCTGcgcgcctcgaagctccctctGCCACCGCAACCGATCGAGCTCTGGTCACCGCGAAAGCTGGCGTGCGGGCGTGCGGCCTTGGGAGGAATGCCGAGATCCCAGGGGGACACGGACCGATCGAAATCCCGAGCAAGAGACTGAGGTTGGTGATTGGTCAGCGCTCGTGGGATTAATCTTCGCGGTGAGAATATTTCTTGGCTATTTCTAGACGGATATCCAATTCTTGGAGGAGGATTTGGGTTTCGCCAGCCCCGCAGATTCCATCGGACTCGACCCCCGCGGTAGCTACAATAGTAGTTATTAGGATTTTTGTGTCTGATAAAATGTGGATTTGTTTATGGGATATTTCACTCGTCGGTTTTGTCCGATAGACATTACAATTTTGTGGTGTGATCTGTAGGATATGGTACgtataaaataattatttaggaGAGGGGTGAGTAAAAAGACTTTGTTGTTCctgtctttcttcttcctcttactCACTTCCTCCGGTTTAGTCGAGGAGCATCGCGACGAGCTCTTCCACCACTTGCCCATGCCATGGATCTCCCTAGACGCAAGTAGAGTTAGCCCTCATAGATCTCCCTGAGCGCGAGCAGTATAGACACCGCGATGTTGGCGAGCCGAACCCGCCACAGCGCCAGGCCGCCACTCGCATGCATGCTGCCGACAAGCGCACCGCACATGTGGCGTCGCCGCCGTACTCGTCGCGCCACTGGCCCACGCCGCCACGCCCTCCGTCGCCCTCGCGCGCATCATCCTGGCCTCGCCCGCGCGTCCTTCTGCCGTCGTGCGGGCTCCCAGCCCGCAGCTTCACCGCGTCGCCTGCAGCTCGCACCTCAAGCTGCCACCAGAGATCCGTCCGCCACGATCGGCTTTCCACACCCTCTCGCGCTTTCGGTGAACCCCATCTCTGCCAACCAACTTCCCCGATTCACTCCCTCTGTCACCCCTCTCTCCTCCAAAGATGCtgaagagagaggggaaatggGTGAGACGGGAGGCCAAGAGCAGAAGTGTCCTTTcaccacccctctctctcctctcaggttaaaaaatattattttaatctgGACGATGTGTTGTAGACTAAGACATATTTTTGCGTTGCGACCAGGAAAAAAAACGAGTGCAATGTAGTGTTGACCAAATCACGTTTTATCAGTGTCCAGAGATAAAATTCCCTTAATTATTCCTCTGATAATAAATAATTTTGTAAAAGATGATATTTTTATGAATGATGAAAGTAATTCTAATGGATTTACGGGATTATTTATTCATGTAATCCTTTGGCATTGCCTCGCCAAGAGTGCTGCTTTGAATTTCTCCTCCTCTGCCCACGGGAATCGCATGAACAGTCTGCATGCCTTTGACTCAACGGGATTTCAAGGGTTTTTTTAAGCACTagtttaaaactttgactaataattagTCAAACGACATGTAAACGTTATGATATACTCCCTCTAGATTATGATATACTCACTTTAGTTCTAAATAAGTAACATTTTAGATATAGACATAATTCTTAAatacaattttaattattatttttaatatattaataaaatatagtaaaaatatattattataaaaatattttgagacaaacctaccaatgttatttttaagtattcaaattcaatacataaaaaataatttatgatCAAAGTTTGAAACAATTAATTACGTATAACTTaaaacgatatttattttagattagaGGGAGTAAAATAGTATCGTTAGGTTTGTATTTGAAAGTTGTTTTCCAATATTATGATTTCAGGATTTTATCCTGATCCGTAAAAAAAGCACAAGCAGAAAATACAGTGTAGCAAAGGCCGTCTCTTGCGATTTTGCAGGTGGCGGCGTTCGGTTCTTCGGTCAAAGGTGTGACGTGGCACTGGCAGCTGGTTTGTGGTGGCCGGTGGGATTGACACCTCCGATCGTGCCAGGTGGTGGGCCCACCCAAAGGTTCCCAAGTTGACACAATCTGCCGCCTCGGCTGTCGGCTGTCGGCTGTCGACTCCGCAACTTCCGATCACTCCCATTTTGTCTCCACTCTCGTATTGATATATGATTTTTATCGGCTGATTCATTCTCTTCTACCTTTTGTTTCCACATTCCATTCCACATAAAAAAATTGGACGCGAACACGTTAATTTTTGGCATTCAAAATGCCATTTTGTCCCAACTATTTCGTGTTCAAAGATGCAATATGCGTGCTTTTTTAAGTATATCTACTAGTTGAACAAGTCTAGGTTTAATACGACTCCATGTTtcttagaagaagaaaaaagtgaCTTCATATCCActtatgaaaataaataaactgAAATAACTATTtgtgcttactggtgcgtgtgAGGGTAAAATTTCACCAATATTCCTCTGAACAAGATAATTGGAACCAGATTGCATGTAGTTGAACATTTTAAAATGACACAACAGATTTGCTTGAGAAGTGGTTTCAAATAATATAACTGTGTTGTATGTATTGCTTGAGTTAAGGAAAATTTAGGTTCTTGTCATCGCTTCAATTACCATTTCGACTTTTGCTATCGTCTTTTTAATTATTCTGTTTGTACCACTGGTTTTGAAACGTTGTTCGGTCCTTGCCATTGCATCTCGTTCCGTTATGGGTCGTTATTGTTTTGATGAGCTGGCACCCACGTTCAACCATCAAACACACGAAAATACCTAGAATGCCCTTCACTCAAGTTAACCCACCCAGAACAAATCTCTCTCCCTTGGCCCTCCCTCTCCAACACATTGCTTCTAAGCCCCAGAACCCTAAACCAAATCGACAAGTATTGGATCTAGagtattgaaagtgcatctagtccttatgtgtggttttggtaattaataacaatacatatggactaacaacgTTGTTGAGAactgttagtaggttgtttcataggtgatgaatggaggagagatatgcatgagctctagatAAACAGAGAAATTGAAAGTGTattaagatgaatgagctcttagtgatgctcatgaggagaagaagaaagctcaataagattgacaatatgcatgaaggctaataagttacttgtgaagatcaagtaatttAAGGTATACAAGTTGTCAAtcgagttttatggactaacatatgtgctttatgattgagagtgagttagggttatgatccataagaagacatgacttgagttgagatattctatatgctaagagtgaagaacaagattagactctatatatgataaagtgaatttattgaagatgtcgaatgcaaagtaattttctatggtaagacggtAAAGGGCAAGTAAAACTCGGCTAagatggaccatccggtagtGAAGGACAAGCAAATGGTTTGGCGCTGAAGGActaaggcggtggtgaagagcgagtgaaggctttgcgtcTATACTGTgcgaggccatgagaagctacaTGTGATTCatatcaatcacatgaagaatcaagaagagatggagtgacgatgatataaaagttggcaaccctctaagtttgaagaaaagaagtggtacttgaaggtattcaaaggctcaatgtgattcaaatgtgttttatctttgaaattgagtataggtatgttgcactattaagagggatgcaacatgaggtatttgtcgtgtctcagtgctcaagagttttctaaccaaaccaaagtgagagttagcttaaggagTCTGGTatggaaagtgtggaagtgtttgaatttagtttcagagtgttcctagtttgatccaatgtgtttgaggttatgaattcagttgggatgtgtagccctttgaataagcttttcatagagtccaaaatcattgGAATCAGATTttgagatcaaaagttatcaccgtttTTCATAGAACCAGCTATGCTAAAGTAGGATACTAcgggttgtccggagtctccaggtgaggTTCCGAGCCGAGTAGTCTGTTAGGGCCTAAGTGTTTCACCctgatactccgggttgacccagagACTCTGGATTTTGAACCCTCCGAGTTGTACTCCTGCCAGGGCTCTCGGTTACGAGTTCTAGtgccaacccagagactctggaTGGACCCAGATACTCCAGCTCAGTTCAAATAGTTGTGTAAAGGCTAGTTTTtagggttgggtataaatactccCTCACCCCTATTCTTTGTTGCTACTATAAGAGCACGAAAAAGAACatctttagagccaaaagaactccttcccgctccattttagtgagagatttgagaagaaaagtgagttgggttgaaaGATTGAGCGCAAGTAAGCTAAAATcctttcttgagcactcgagttcatccgCAAGAAGTTCGCGAAGCGTTTGTTACGCTTagagcttgaagctcctaggTGGTTAGGCGTCGCCGGCGAGCAactaaggttgtggtgtgccacgaaaaatttgtgaaggcttcgatttcgcctccgcaagggaagaaatcaagagtggaaactAAGCTCAATTGTGACCGAGCTTGAAGAGAAAATGGGTTAAGAGAGACCCAGcccaagtgtgaccgagccccttaatggagacgtaggaacctctagaggaggagttcgaactttgggaaacaaatcacGTGTCTCCTATCTTATTTTTATGTTCTTAtattcttgcttaatatttgtgtattttgctcgatctacttgttcgtgtgcaTTTAATTGTAGGTTCTTTGTGGATTTACTTTGAATCGTCACTTGGAACATACgacttcacttggtttgagATAAAATCCTTTAGGCCCTGTTTAATTTCAATTTCTAGTTCATTCTCTGTTGAACCCGGAGGTTCTAGATTTAACCCAGAAACTCTAGATACTATACAATCAGCTCTGAGCCCGGAGCATCCGGGTCACCCTAGAATCTCCGGTGAAcaatatttttgggatttttcaattaatgttttcttgtataccttttgctagatttgagtaatctttgtcacccCAGGGTTGTAACCTCCAAACTTATTTAAGGTGATTGTGAACTAGTAGAGCCTagtatatttaggatttttacttgtgaaaaatccgttaatttatttttcattgcaagtttaggccaacggtaaaaggggatggatttttgtaaaaacgtccATTCACTCCCTCTAGGCGATATTattatcctttcaattggtatcagagccaaatCTCTCTTTTAGGACTTTATCGcttagagagtaaagatgtcgactagtggattagtgcatATAGAGCCACTACTATTAGACAGATCAAATTATTTTGAGTGGTatactcgcatgcttaatatgTTTAGGGCCATAggtcctcaaatagagcaagTTGTAGATAtaagcatttctcctcctagtgataAACTCTTAGCATTTGATGCGGAAGATAAATGCACACATCTCAATACTAAAGCTACTAATGCTTTATTCAATGCTTTGAGAGAAGATGTTTTTAACACGATCATGCCGCTTGaggacgctcatctcatttaGACTACtcttaaaaaaagatatgataAATCTAAATGTGATGGAGAAGAACTTCTTTTGGAGGCATCATTTGTGGATTACTCAACTTCATCAACACATCATGAAGAGCCTCAAATGATTTCCTCCATCGACCAAAGTGGTCTTACTGTGCAAACCGCCTCATCAATATACTACTCCGCTCAAGTTAATAAAATGGTGAGTAGGGTGAGCAATTGTCCAAGTCCTCTTTTGGACTTTAACAATACTTGCGATGAAATTTCTATATCTACTAGTGTTGATAACTCTTACATATCATCTAGTGTAAAAATAtctatttatcatgatgatatgattCTTTGTCCTCATagcgatgcatctatttctactagtacttgtgagactaatattttgaaggaaatagaaatCTATATAAGATAAAGCCTATGTGGAGAAGctacaacaaaaatcaacaagaaagcttcatctaggagaagatcaaggaTAAGTCAAACTTGCTACATTTGTCACCAACACAGATATTATAACATGGATTGTTctcaacttggaagtgaagcatccacttctcCAAGATGCTCATCCCCTCACACCGATTCTCCATTGTGCCTTATGACAAAAGTTAAAAAGAAATCGGTAAGTGAGattaataatgctaatgctagttctagtgtTAATGATAGTGATGACCTCggatttgatcttttgagcaaaaatgatatgcctaaaatgatcaaactcatgcaCATAATACAAGACCATGAGAAAAACCTCGAGAGGTAAGAGTAATTTCTCATTGATAAAATTGAACAGATTAAgaccttaaatgtgaaatatgaaaaactttaaGAATCTCAtaattctttatctaatctttatggatATCTTAAAGTTAAggatatttctttgattgataaattagatgctatgcctctaatggatttagaaaaattatGTCCTACTTGCAATGTTTTATCTAAAGACAAATCAACTATTTCTTCTATTCATGATGCTtatgctactaactctaattcttatgtagcaatgctactaactctaattcttatgtagcatctttagagaaagaaaatattgagctaaaggcTTAACTTGAAGAGCTCACGAGCAAGCATATGGTTTGCAAGAAAAttatgatgagcttgtgtgctctcatgaaaatcttgtgaACTCATatgccatgctagaaatagctcatgaggttgtGGTAACAACAGTAAAATCTTATCGACCTTACATGCACAAGTGTGCATGCTCACTAGTTCATATTAGATTACCATATGCCAACCCTTGTTGCTGTCAAGCAAATGTTTCCCCGAGCACTACATGTGATTTGGATCATGTAGGTAAAAATTAGAAGCACAAGGGTCATAGACTTGAAGCAAAAtctaacaagaagaacaagtccaacaaTGTTAAGATCAAGGGGCAAGAATAAAAGAAGAACAAAGCTCTCATCatttgcttcaagtgcaagaaggagGGTCACCATGTGAGAAATTGCTCTTtgaagaaggaagagaaggacATGAGCAAGAGCCAAGTTAAGAAGATACCTCATGTCAAATGCTTCAAGTGCTTAAGCATGGGACACTATACCTCTATGTGTTTCAACAAAGTTGATGACAAGATCACACTTCCAAAAAACTAAGAGGAAGTGCTATGGATAAAATAAGAAGGGACATGAAGTTGTATCATGcccctacatgaagaatgaaggccttATGTGAAGGATTCATGCATCCACGACAAGGACAGTAAATTATGGCATTTTGTTGTTGCATGCACAACTTTTGTGCTCTCTAAAGCAACTATCATG includes:
- the LOC133928573 gene encoding hexokinase-7-like — protein: MVAEAEMAGRVVAELREACATPAPRLNEVAAAMEGEMTAGLREEGRSKIKMIISYVDNLPTGNEEGFFYALDLGGTNFRVLRVQLAGKEKRVAKRESKEVLIPPHLMSGSASELFSFIASAVAKFVANEERNDMPDGKQRELGFTFSFPVRQTSIASGTLIKWTKAFSIQDAVGENVVAELQTAMEKKAVNIHVAALINDTVGTLAAGRYNDEDVVVGVILGTGSNAAYVEEASAIPKLEGELPKSGNMVINTEWGNFSSSCLPITEYDQALDEESLNPGEQIFEKLISGMYLGEIVRRVLLKIALLSTLFGNVNHTKLKTRFILRTPDISAMHHDETPDLSFVAEKLADNLKIRDTSLETRKMVVEICDIVTSRSARLAAAGIVGILRKIGRGVPGDERRSVVAIDGGLFEHYTEFRQCLESTLVELLGEEASRSVAVKLTKDGSGLGAALIAAAAHSQYQH